GAGCGGATGGCGGGCATTGCCGAGATCGACCGCGAGGCGATGACGCTCACCGCCTGGGCGGGCACGCCGCTTGAGACGGTGCAGGAGGCGGCGCGGACCGTCGGGCTGGATTATCCGGTCGATATCGGCGCGCGCGGCACCGCCACCATCGGCGGCACGATTGCGACCAATGCGGGGGGCATTCGCGTGCTTCAGCATGGTATGACCCGCGCCAATGTGCTGGGGCTCGAGGCGGTGCTCGCCGACGGATCGGTGGTGTCGCGCTTGGGCAAGACGGTGAAGGACAATTCCGGTTTCGACCTGAAGCAGCTCTTTATCGGGTCCGAAGGCACGCTGGGCATCGTCACCCGCGCGGTGCTGCAGCTTTGCCGGCAAGTGCCGCAGAGCGCGCTGGCGCTCTTCGCGCTGCCGGATCATGCGGCGGCCCTGGCCTGTCTGGCCGCCGCACGGCGCCGGTTCGGGTCGCGCATCACCGCCTTTGAAGGGATGTGGCCGGATTACTGGGAGTTTGTCTGTCATGCGACCTCGCTTGCCAGCCCGCCGATGGCAGGGCGGCACGGCTTTTATTTGCTGATCGAGGTCGAGGCCGGATCCGAGGGCGCGGAGGACGAGCTGGAAGCGTTCTTTGCCGAGCTGTTCGAGGCCGGGCTGGCCGAGGATGGCGTGCTTGCGAAATCCGTTGCCGAGATGCGGGCGCTGTGGCGGGTGCGCGAGGCGGTTGGCGAGGCCGACGAGGGCTTCGGGCCGCATATCAACTTCGACATTGGCCTCTCACCCTCGGCCCTCGGGCGGTTCTGCGATGCCGCCGACGTGTTGCTTGCCGGGATGCTGGAGGCGAAAGGCACGTTGAAGGTTGGCCATGTGGGCGATGGCAATGTGCATCTGCTGGTGGCTCACGACGGCAGCGGGCGGGCGGAGGAGCGGATCGAGGCCGCTGTCTATGGCCTGCTGCGCGACTGGAACGGGGCGGTGACCGCCGAGCATGGCATCGGCCGCATCAAGGCGCGCTGGATCGGTCATAGCCGGACGCCCGAAGAACTGGCCATGATGCGCGGTCTGAAAGCCCAGTTCGATCCGCTGGGCATTCTGAACCCGGGTGCGCTGTTCGCAGATCCAGAGCGCTGACGCTGGCCGGCGCCGGGGGTCAGCCGTAGAGCCAGAGGATCCCGGCACAGGCGGCGAAGGCGGCCACGAGGTTCATCGCCAGCCCGATCTTGAGGAAATCCGAGAACCGGTAATTGCCCGCGCCATAGACCAGCGTGTTGGTCTGGTAGCCGATGGGGGTGGCAAAGCTCGCCGAGGCGCCGAACATCACCGCCATGGTCAGGGCGCGCGGATCGAGCCCGGTGCTGTCGGCAAGGCCGATGGCAATGGGGGTGAACACCACGGCGACGGCGTTGTTCGTCACCGTCTCGGTCAGCGCCGAGGCCAGCAGATAGACCGAGAGCAGCTCGTCCTGGCCGACATAGCCCAGCACCACGAACAGCGCGGCGAGCCCGGCGGCGGGCACTTCCGGCGGGTAGAGTTCGAGCACGAAGAACAGGAACAGCGCGACGATCAGCCCGAGGGCGATCAGTGCGTCGTAGGCTGCGACGAGGGAAAGCACTTCGGTCATCGGGACTCACTTGTCTGTCAGCGTTAACGCCGTGGCGGAGGCAGTGGTTGCGTCCACTTCGCCCGCGCGCGAGAGACTTTGCCGCTATTGCACGGTCAGCCGGCCGAGAATGCGCAGCGCATTGAACCGCACCGGGTTTGCCGGGGAGTGCCGGTGCGGGGCTGACCGGGTCGGTCAGCATGGAGATCCTCGGGCACTCCAGCACTTAGAGACAAGATCGAAGTTTTCAAAGATATTCTGGGTGATCGAACTTCCCTCACCGGAAAAAGAAAGCGGGAAGTTAATGTGGCGATCCGCGATCTAAAACGATCGTATGGTGTGGGTAGCTTGACCGAAGAATATGTAAAATTGTCCATTGGCGAAGCAGAAAAAGTACTAGAAGGAATAGAGCCTTTGGGTTTGGGGGTTAGAGTGCGGCGAGAGGAAAAGGCGGCAGGTAAATCTGAAGCATCAGCTAGTGCGCCGACGAACGCAAGAATGCCAATTAGTCGAAAATCTATTACGTTTTGCGACCCATACTTTTAACTCCCACGAGAGAAAGAGGCATACGTGGTTGTGCATGAAATGGGTCACGCTGCCCTGAATTGTTCAGACCGAATTCCCAAAGGTGTTGCAGTGCCCCGGATGCTAGCGCGAGTTGGTCAAGTGGTAGTACAGTTGGCTACGGCTGGAGGGCTGTTGACGCTCTGAACAAAGCAGGAGTAACGTTCAGATTGAATAATGCCTTTACTTGCACGGCGAAAAATTGCTGAAAACATCGCTATCCTCAATCGCGCGTGGTATCCTGTGTCTGGGAGGTTTGTCAGTATGTGGGCTTTATGCTGCGGAATATAGCACCGGCGGAGCTTTGGATGGTGCTCCCATTAGAATCGTGAACATCGAGAGACGATCCGAGAAACTTGTTGAATTTGAGATAGAATTGAGTCCCGAGTTCTCTCAGAGTGCATGTTCATTTTTAGACTTATCCCTTGGTGTGATGTCATTTTTGAAGAAAGTAAAACCGGATATCTTGTAACAAACGAAATTTCTATAGACGATTTTGGGCTTCTTGATAACGAAATTGATGGCCGCCCTCGAGGGCTTTCGGGTATGAGAAAAACTACTTGGATTTGGCCAGTGGCTGAAGGCCTTGTGGCTATTAATGAAAAGGGAGTCGCCGAAAAGGAAGTATCAAGGCATGCGATGATTAAAGCGATCCCCCAAATGCTAACTGTGCCTTGCGACGTCCGCGATGCCTTTTCCATGATTGAGAATGGAAGTTATTCAGTTATAATTGGCGAATCGACCGTATTGCGTGCCAGCGATTTGGTTGTCGATAGACAGTAGTCGCCAATCAATAACTGGATCGCAGCATGCTCAAGGTGAGTTTGACGCAATCTGAAAGATGCAATCCCTCTACTTCACCACATCCAAAACCGTATGCCCCTGAGGAGTGCCCCCACTGAAGTGGTCCACCACCTGGGATAGTTTTATCCCGATGTCAGGAGGACCAGGAGATGGCTGGAAAGCGAGACAAGCCCGAAGAGATCGTGCTGAAGCTACGGCAGGTTGAAGGTCTGCAAGGACAAGGGAGCTCGATTGCCGATGCTGTGCGCCAGATCGGCGTGACGCAGCAGACTTACTATCGATGGCGCAAAGAGTATGGCGGCATGAGCCGGGATCAGCTCAAACGTCTGAAGCAGCTGGAGACCGAGGATGCCCGGCTCAGGCGCGCGGTTTCAGATCTGACGCTGGACAAGGTGATCCTTACCGAGGCCGCCCCGGGGAAACGACTGAGCCCGGCCCGCCGCCGTTGTTGCATCGAGCATGTGCGGCAGACCCTCGGCGTATCCGAACGCCGAGCCTGCCGCACATTGGGACAGCATCGCTCGACACAGCGCAAGGTGCCTATCGGTCTGCCGGATGAAGACCGGCTGACCGATGACATCATCGCGCTGACGCGAGAGTTTGGGCGCTACGGATATCGCATGATAACCGGCATGCTGAACAACAGCGGCTGGCATGTGAACCACAAGCGCGTAGAGCGGATCTGGCGGCGGGAGGGGCTTACAGTCCCAAGAAAACAATCCAGGAAGGGACGGCTCTGGCTGAATGACGGCTCGTGCGTTCGGCTCCGGCCAGAACGCCCTAACCACGTCTGGT
The window above is part of the Salipiger abyssi genome. Proteins encoded here:
- a CDS encoding FAD-binding oxidoreductase; this encodes MDRNGIQHGNARAVAVTALTELLGPKGLLTAAPDCARYASDQSGLPGALPLAVLRPASTDEVSQALALCSRYRIGVVPQGGRTGLSGGACSAEGAVVLSTERMAGIAEIDREAMTLTAWAGTPLETVQEAARTVGLDYPVDIGARGTATIGGTIATNAGGIRVLQHGMTRANVLGLEAVLADGSVVSRLGKTVKDNSGFDLKQLFIGSEGTLGIVTRAVLQLCRQVPQSALALFALPDHAAALACLAAARRRFGSRITAFEGMWPDYWEFVCHATSLASPPMAGRHGFYLLIEVEAGSEGAEDELEAFFAELFEAGLAEDGVLAKSVAEMRALWRVREAVGEADEGFGPHINFDIGLSPSALGRFCDAADVLLAGMLEAKGTLKVGHVGDGNVHLLVAHDGSGRAEERIEAAVYGLLRDWNGAVTAEHGIGRIKARWIGHSRTPEELAMMRGLKAQFDPLGILNPGALFADPER